CGCGCAGGACGGCGCCCGGCTCGCCGCGCAGCTCTGCGCCGCTTGCCACGGCGCGCACGGCCGCAGCGAATCGCCGATGTTTCCGCGGCTCAACGCGCAGACGAAGGAATATCTGAGCGCGCAATTGAAGGGCTTTCGCGAGCACGCGCGCGGCGAGACCGACGCGCGCGCCTACATGTGGGCTATCGCATCGCAGCTCGACGACGCGACGATCGCATCGATCGCCGACTATTACTCGCACCAGGAACCGACGCACGGCGAGGCCGGCGACCCGGCGCTCATGGCGAAAGGACAGGACATCTTCGAGCACGGCGTGCCGGAGCAAGGCACGCCGGCGTGCGCGTCCTGCCACGGGCAGAACGGCCAAGGCGCGGGCACGTTCCCGCGGCTCGCGGGGCAGCACGCCGATTACTTGCTGCGGCAGATCGACGTCTTCAAGAACGGCACGCGCGGGAACGCGCCGGTGATGAGCGCCGTCGCGCATACGCTCAATAGCGACCAGGCAAAGGCCGTCGCGGCCTGGCTGCAGTCGCGCTAGCGCTCGCGGCGCGCGCACGGTCGCTCGACGGCGCGGGCGGATCAGCGATTCAAACCGAAATCGCCCGCGTCTTCGTCGCCTGCGTCGAACCCGCCCCGCCCCATCGCCTCGCCGGCGCCCCGCACCGCGCAGGTGAGCGGATCGTCGGCGACCCGCGCGGCGAGCCCCGTCTCGTCGTGAAGCCGCTTGCCGAGATCCGCGAGCAGCGCGCCGCCGCCCGTCAGCACGATCCCGCGATCCGCGATGTCGGTGATCAGCTCGGGCGGCGCGTTCTCGAGCGCGCTCTTCACCGCGCTCACCACCTGGTTCAGCGGCGCGGCGAGCGCGTCGGCGATGTCGTGATTGCTGAGCTCGATGGTGCGCGGCAGGCCGTCCGCGACGCTGCGCCCGACCGCGTGGATCGATTCCCGCGGCACCCGGCAGCTCGCGGTGCCGATCGCCTTCTTCACGTGCTCGGCCGTGTGCTCGCCGAGCAGCACGCCGTACAGGTTGCGGACGTGATTGACGATCGCCGCGTCGAACTGGTCGCCGCCGACGCGAATCGCCTCGCGATAGACGATCCCGCCGAGCGCGATCACCGCGACCTCGGTCGTGCCGCCGCCGATATCGACGACCATCGACCCGACCGCTTCCGATACCGGCAGGCCCGCGCCGAGCGCGGCCGCGAGCGGCTCGCTGATCAGGCTGACCCGCGACGCGCCCGCCGCGAGCGCCGCTTCGCGGATCGCGCGCTGCTCGACCGCCGTCGCGTTCGACGGCACGCAGATCGTGAACTCGATGCGCCGCCCGAACAGCGAGCGCGCATGCGACATGTCGACGAACTGCCGCATCATCTGCTCGGCCGCGTGATAGTTCGCGACGACGCCGTGCCTGAGCGGCCTGACGGCTTCCAGATGCTCGGGCGAGCGGCCGAGGAGCGCCTTCGCCTGCTCGCCGACCGCCTCGACGCGCGCCTTGTCGGCCGCGCCGCCCCGCTTGCGGAAGCAGACCACCGACGGCTGATTCAGCACGACGCCGCGATCGCGGACGTAGATCTGCGTGCTCGCCGTGCCGGGATCGACCGCGACGTTGTGCGCAAAGAACCTTCCGAGAAAGGGTGCCGCCATCGTGAAGCCTCTACTGAATCGGGTGGAAGGGTTCTGCGGATGCGTCGCCGGCCGCCCCCGGGCCGGTTGCCGGCGATGAGCACAATCCACTCAGTCGCTTAGCGGCAGGATGCCTGAATACTTTAGGAGATTTCATGAATTTTCTATAGCGCGGCAGATCGCTTTGCACCGCCCGGCCGGCGCGAATCGCGGCGGCGCTTGGTCGCGGCCCGACAAAAGCGGTACTCTCTCGCTTTTGCCGATTCCGGATCGACGCTTCCGACCGTTCAGTCCGACCACACCCAAGCAACGATGATGACGGCGCTCGCCTCTTCCGCCCGTCCGGGCCTTCGCGTTCCCGGCCTCGTGGCCGCCCTGCTGTTCGTCTGCATCGCGACGGGCCGGCCCGCGACCGCCGCGGCCGGCTCCGTGGCCACAACGGGCGCAACGAGCGCCTTGGCGGCGGCATCGGCAGTCGCCACCGCATCGGCGGCGGGCGTCGCTGCGTCGGCCGCGGCCGCTTCGTCCGCCGCCTCCGAAGCCACGCCCGACGCGGCCGCAGCGCCGGCGCCCGCCCTCGCGACGTCGGATGCGGCAGGCGCTACGGCATCCGCGCAAGCCGCGCCGGCGTCGGCCGCCACGGACGCGCCCGTTTGCACGCCGGACGGCGGCCGGCCGGGCCGGCCCGCGATCGGCCTCGTATTGTCGGGGGGCGGCGCGCGCGGCTACGCGCATCTCGGCGTGCTGAAGGTGCTCGAGGCGAACCGGATTCCGGTCGACTGCATCGCGGCGACGAGCATGGGCGCCGTCGTCGGCGGACTGTACGCGACCGGGATGACCGCGCAGGAGATGCAGCGGCGGCTGTCGCAGGTGAACCTCGCCGACATCGCGTTCGACGTGACCGAGCGCGCGGACCTGCCTCAGAAGAAGCGCGAGGACGAACGCCTCTACATCGACAGCCTCACGATCGGCTTCGATTCGAAGGGCTTCAAGGCGCCCGTCGGGCTCGTGCAGGGCAACCGGCTGCAGGCGCTCCTCGCGAACTGGACGGCCGCCGTGCCGACGAACCAGCCGTTCGACCGGCTGCCGATCCCGTTCCGCGCGATCGCGACCGATCTGCAGACCGGCCAGAAGGTCATGCTCGACCATGGCTCGCTGCCGCTCGCGATCCGCGCGAGCATGGCGCTGCCGGGCCTATTCTCGCCCGCCGAGATCGACGGCCGCGCGCTTGTGGACGGCGGGCTCGTCGGCAATCTGCCCGTCGACGCCGCGCGCAGGATGGGCGCGGACATCGTGATCGCGGTCGACATCGGCTCGCCGTTGCGCCCGCTGAATGCGCTCGCGTCGCCCGCCGACGTGATGCAGCAGATGATCGGCATCCTGATCCGGCAGAACGTCGCCGAGCAGCGCAAGCAGTTGACGCCGAACGACATCCTGCTGCAGCCGGACCTCGGCAAGCAGACATTCACCGATTTCCAGACCGCGAACCAGGCGATCGCCGCGGGCGAGGCGGCCGCCGTCGCCGCGCTGCCGCGGCTTGCGCGCTACGCGCTGTCGCCCGAGCAATACGACGCGTATCGGGCCGCGCACCGGCGGCCGCCACTGCAGCCAATCCGCATCACGTCGATCGACATCCACACCAACGGCGCGTCGGTGCCGAAGCGGGTCGTGCGCAACGCGCTGCACGTGAAGCCGGGCGACGTCTACGATCCGCAGGCGGTCAGCGCCGATCTGCTGTCGCT
The nucleotide sequence above comes from Burkholderia thailandensis E264. Encoded proteins:
- a CDS encoding c-type cytochrome yields the protein MRKLLAVPMSAAALAAALAGWPAGSAHAQDGARLAAQLCAACHGAHGRSESPMFPRLNAQTKEYLSAQLKGFREHARGETDARAYMWAIASQLDDATIASIADYYSHQEPTHGEAGDPALMAKGQDIFEHGVPEQGTPACASCHGQNGQGAGTFPRLAGQHADYLLRQIDVFKNGTRGNAPVMSAVAHTLNSDQAKAVAAWLQSR
- a CDS encoding rod shape-determining protein; this encodes MAAPFLGRFFAHNVAVDPGTASTQIYVRDRGVVLNQPSVVCFRKRGGAADKARVEAVGEQAKALLGRSPEHLEAVRPLRHGVVANYHAAEQMMRQFVDMSHARSLFGRRIEFTICVPSNATAVEQRAIREAALAAGASRVSLISEPLAAALGAGLPVSEAVGSMVVDIGGGTTEVAVIALGGIVYREAIRVGGDQFDAAIVNHVRNLYGVLLGEHTAEHVKKAIGTASCRVPRESIHAVGRSVADGLPRTIELSNHDIADALAAPLNQVVSAVKSALENAPPELITDIADRGIVLTGGGALLADLGKRLHDETGLAARVADDPLTCAVRGAGEAMGRGGFDAGDEDAGDFGLNR
- a CDS encoding patatin-like phospholipase family protein, whose protein sequence is MTALASSARPGLRVPGLVAALLFVCIATGRPATAAAGSVATTGATSALAAASAVATASAAGVAASAAAASSAASEATPDAAAAPAPALATSDAAGATASAQAAPASAATDAPVCTPDGGRPGRPAIGLVLSGGGARGYAHLGVLKVLEANRIPVDCIAATSMGAVVGGLYATGMTAQEMQRRLSQVNLADIAFDVTERADLPQKKREDERLYIDSLTIGFDSKGFKAPVGLVQGNRLQALLANWTAAVPTNQPFDRLPIPFRAIATDLQTGQKVMLDHGSLPLAIRASMALPGLFSPAEIDGRALVDGGLVGNLPVDAARRMGADIVIAVDIGSPLRPLNALASPADVMQQMIGILIRQNVAEQRKQLTPNDILLQPDLGKQTFTDFQTANQAIAAGEAAAVAALPRLARYALSPEQYDAYRAAHRRPPLQPIRITSIDIHTNGASVPKRVVRNALHVKPGDVYDPQAVSADLLSLTTSGNFENVTQQIVNEGDEHRLVIDAQEKYWGPNFLLFGLGMSSSSTDEGGFRLHLGYRRPWLTPSGLEFRADTTLGSDLQSAHVELRQPLSNKIGYYIAPYADYKRRFTNIYDSDTDIKITQYRFQTSRVGLDFGLPLARLGDFRIGLAYTHLSASPTYNMPLEWFLPDNVSLPGTLFPSAYGHQVSARARLVIDQLDDPTFPRKGYFVEARAERSLSKSSDTLFESDAPFTDVYGKVMVAQRFGRHSVNASIEAGKSFGGTNFGNPLGYTLGGFQHLSAYAADQLSGNALLYGQVTYMNQLATFNASPIKALYVGASAEAGNVWTPGTRIGSGSLKQSYTFFTSLTTAFGPVYVGVALAPGGRRNIYFQLGRTY